A window of Auraticoccus monumenti contains these coding sequences:
- a CDS encoding sugar isomerase domain-containing protein, translated as MSLDAPTFVATATATLQQVAESQLEGVRAAAALLRTCMDAEGVVQAFGTGHSEAFAMEVAGRAGGLVPTNRISLRDPVVLGVAPVDYLSDPLLERNPATAHRLYELIPAVQPQDVFMIASNSGANGSVVEFARLVKEKGHPLVVVTSMQHTTQVPSRHPSGQKLYELGDVVLDNGAPFGDAVLPLPGGGAACGISSLTAALLAQMVVAELLGGMVADGLTPPVYLSANIPAGDEHNGALEARYEGRIRRVP; from the coding sequence ATGAGCCTCGATGCCCCCACGTTCGTCGCGACCGCCACCGCCACCCTCCAGCAGGTGGCCGAGAGCCAGCTGGAGGGGGTGCGGGCGGCGGCCGCGCTGCTCCGCACCTGCATGGACGCCGAGGGCGTCGTCCAGGCCTTCGGCACCGGGCACTCCGAGGCCTTCGCCATGGAGGTCGCCGGGAGGGCCGGCGGTCTGGTCCCCACCAACCGGATCTCCCTGCGGGACCCGGTGGTGCTGGGCGTGGCCCCGGTGGACTACCTGTCCGACCCGCTGCTGGAGCGCAACCCGGCCACCGCGCACCGGCTCTACGAGCTGATCCCCGCGGTCCAGCCGCAGGACGTCTTCATGATCGCCTCCAACTCCGGGGCCAACGGCAGCGTGGTCGAGTTCGCGCGGCTGGTGAAGGAGAAGGGTCACCCCCTGGTGGTGGTGACCTCGATGCAGCACACCACCCAGGTGCCCTCGCGCCACCCCAGCGGCCAGAAGCTGTACGAGCTCGGGGACGTGGTGCTGGACAACGGCGCCCCGTTCGGGGACGCGGTGCTGCCGCTGCCCGGCGGCGGGGCGGCCTGCGGGATCTCCTCGCTGACCGCGGCGCTGCTGGCCCAGATGGTGGTGGCCGAGCTCCTCGGCGGGATGGTCGCCGACGGGCTCACCCCCCCGGTCTACCTCTCCGCCAACATCCCCGCAGGCGACGAGCACAACGGCGCGCTGGAGGCCCGTTACGAGGGTCGGATCCGGCGGGTGCCGTGA
- a CDS encoding N-acetylglucosamine kinase yields MSLVLGLDAGGTSTRCLVTDERGVVHGRGRAGGGNPIARPPAEALEQFRLAVSAAVSDVDPSQVEVALLGVAGTGDRPEMPDVLGAVLRSCGVGCPVLVRGDAEVAFAAGTPEPDGTVLIAGTGAVSAQVVGGREGRTHDGWGWLLGDDGSGFWIGREAVRVALRSFDTGEPGPLAARVLELLTGGAVGRSELVLRVHADPPVALAALAPLVLEAAVEGDPEAVDVVERAADRLLAAVDAVRPPGESTPVVLAGGIASSVVVGEPLVARLGERWPAAPLRVVVSAEAGAAWLAARLRWPDVGEDVHRRLCQPRVVA; encoded by the coding sequence GTGAGCCTGGTGCTGGGGCTGGACGCCGGTGGCACCAGCACGCGCTGCCTGGTGACCGACGAGCGCGGTGTTGTGCACGGGCGCGGTCGGGCCGGTGGCGGGAACCCGATCGCCCGGCCCCCGGCAGAGGCGCTGGAGCAGTTCAGGCTGGCCGTCTCCGCGGCCGTGTCCGACGTGGACCCCAGCCAGGTCGAGGTGGCGCTGCTCGGGGTCGCCGGTACCGGTGACCGCCCGGAGATGCCGGACGTTCTCGGCGCCGTGCTCCGCTCCTGCGGGGTGGGGTGCCCGGTGCTGGTGCGCGGCGATGCCGAGGTCGCCTTCGCCGCCGGGACGCCGGAGCCGGACGGCACCGTGCTGATCGCCGGCACCGGGGCGGTCTCGGCCCAGGTCGTGGGAGGGCGCGAGGGCCGGACCCACGACGGCTGGGGCTGGCTGCTCGGCGACGACGGCTCCGGCTTCTGGATCGGGCGCGAGGCGGTCCGCGTCGCGCTGCGCTCCTTCGACACCGGCGAGCCGGGACCGCTGGCCGCGCGGGTCCTGGAGCTGCTCACCGGTGGCGCGGTGGGTCGGAGCGAGCTCGTCCTGCGGGTGCACGCCGACCCGCCGGTGGCCCTGGCCGCGCTGGCCCCGCTGGTGCTCGAGGCGGCGGTCGAGGGCGACCCCGAGGCGGTGGACGTGGTGGAGCGGGCGGCCGACCGGCTGCTCGCGGCGGTCGACGCCGTGCGGCCGCCGGGGGAGAGCACCCCGGTGGTGCTGGCCGGCGGCATCGCCAGCAGCGTCGTGGTCGGGGAACCCCTGGTGGCCCGGCTCGGCGAGCGCTGGCCCGCGGCCCCGCTGCGCGTGGTGGTCAGCGCCGAGGCGGGCGCCGCCTGGCTGGCCGCCCGGCTCCGCTGGCCCGACGTCGGCGAGGACGTCCACCGCCGCCTCTGCCAGCCCCGCGTCGTGGCCTGA